In the Hordeum vulgare subsp. vulgare chromosome 7H, MorexV3_pseudomolecules_assembly, whole genome shotgun sequence genome, one interval contains:
- the LOC123413009 gene encoding RING-H2 finger protein ATL43-like, which yields MEPSRRLLLSDYDGAIMSPLPSPSTSSAAPFKPGVAVVVGILTSVFSITFLLLLYAKHCKRSAAESSGPYGSGGGSGGGAAGERRNSGVERAVVESLPVFRFGALRGQKAGLECAVCLGRFESTEALRLLPKCRHGFHVECVDTWLDAHSTCPLCRSRVDPEDVLLLPEPPKPSTTGPPEPPEQKAAAAAAVATVKDKEKDAALAPTPAHFPAWRRIAGRHSTGSVRAPGRVGPTSRRSADLEVGGGDGGAATVGCFDSAKVRKDRVLMVEPAAAVAEPDPVAFDRRFGHRILVSTACGCDDETAPAAKQRWSDLRPADLMFVRSEMLVTETGRYSCSAAVNSGNRGRTEISGRCLSEIAGVSRLPPIRAGAEPRAGSARRWPGSSWWARGSPGVNGPST from the coding sequence ATGGAGCCGTCGCGGCGGCTTCTGCTCTCCGACTACGACGGCGCGATCATGTCGCCTCTGCCGTCGCCGTCCACGTCGTCTGCCGCGCCGTTCAAGCCGGGCGTCGCGGTGGTCGTGGGGATACTGACGAGCGTCTTCTCCATCACGTTCCTCCTGCTGCTCTACGCCAAGCACTGCAAGCGGAGCGCCGCGGAGTCGTCCGGCCCGTACGGGAGCGGCGGCGGCTCCGGGGGCGGCGCTGCGGGCGAGCGGAGGAACTCCGGAGTTGAGCGCGCGGTGGTGGAGTCGCTCCCGGTATTCCGCTTCGGGGCGCTGCGCGGGCAGAAGGCCGGGCTCGAGTGCGCCGTCTGCCTCGGCCGCTTCGAGTCGACGGAGGCGCTGCGGCTGCTGCCCAAATGCCGGCATGGGTTCCACGTCGAGTGCGTGGATACGTGGCTGGACGCGCACTCCACGTGCCCGCTCTGCCGCTCCCGCGTCGACCCGGAGGACGTGCTGCTCCTGCCGGAGCCACCCAAGCCGTCCACGACGGGGCCTCCCGAACCGCCGGAGCAGAAagccgccgctgccgctgccgttgCGACGGTCAAGGACAAGGAAAAGGACGCAGCCTTGGCTCCTACGCCTGCTCACTTCCCGGCGTGGCGAAGGATCGCCGGCCGGCACTCAACGGGGTCGGTGCGAGCGCCTGGGCGGGTCGGCCCTACGTCACGGCGGTCGGCCGAtctggaggtgggaggaggcgatGGTGGTGCGGCTACGGTGGGCTGCTTCGACAGCGCGAAGGTTAGGAAGGACCGGGTGCTGATGGTGGAGCCGGCAGCCGCGGTGGCGGAGCCCGATCCGGTCGCGTTCGACCGGCGGTTCGGGCACCGCATCCTGGtgagcacagcttgcggctgcgacGACGAGACGGCGCCGGCAGCGAAGCAGCGGTGGAGCGACCTGCGACCGGCCGATCTGATGTTCGTGCGGTCGGAGATGCTGGTGACCGAGACCGGGCGCTACTCCTGCTCAGCCGCCGTCAACTCCGGCAACCGCGGCAGGACGGAGATCAGCGGGCGCTGCCTCTCCGAGATCGCCGGCGTGAGCCGGCTCCCCCCGATCCGCGCCGGCGCGGAACCGCGAGCCGGGAGCGCGCGTCGGTGGCCGGGCTCGAGCTGGTGGGCCCGGGGCTCGCCCGGCGTTAACGGCCCTAGCACCTAG